One Littorina saxatilis isolate snail1 linkage group LG1, US_GU_Lsax_2.0, whole genome shotgun sequence genomic window carries:
- the LOC138958636 gene encoding uncharacterized protein codes for MRRQCYPPLKVWFVLLCALCCLYLVILIYFNELTKSQTLPKTYHEDRTPCSVDDDCIADRYAQCFRGQCVCTPGYFHSDSGKGCLENCSQEDLMDRFQRYHGSYLLAPILDITSDVSERECMTICSTNRECLGFNYYERKRDTSVYYCYMVSKTARMLPLGSFVLNFTECDYYQRHCV; via the exons ATGCGTAGACAGTGTTACCCTCCTCTAAAGGTATGGTTCGTTCTCCTCTGCGCCTTGTGTTGCCTGTATCTAGTG ATTTTGATCTATTTCAACGAATTAACAAAGTCACAGACTCTTCCAAAGACTTATCATG AGGACCGGACACCTTGCAGCGTTGATGACGACTGTATTGCAGACAGATATGCCCAGTGTTTCCGTGGGCAATGTGTCTGTACTCCCGGCTACTTCCACTCTGACAGTGGGAAGGGCTGTTTGGAAA ACTGCAGCCAAGAGGATCTCATGGACAGGTTTCAGAGATACCACGGGTCTTACCTTCTCGCTCCAATTCTCGACATAACAAGCGACGTTTCTGAAAGAGAATGCATGACAATCTGCTCTACCAACCGAGAATGTCTTGGCTTCAATTACTACGAGAGAAAGCGAG acacttcGGTGTATTACTGCTACATGGTCAGCAAGACAGCGAGGATGCTGCCCTTAGGGAGCTTCGTGCTAAACTTTACAGAGTGTGATTACTATCAGAGACACTGCGTTTGA